GCGGCGGCGCTTCACGCAGGTGCGCGTCGCGGCGTTCGGTCAATAAGGAAGCGGGGGTGGTCGGATGACGTTCGCGACGAAGTACGGGCCGTGGGCGTTGGTGGCCGGCGCGTCCGACGGTGTGGGTGCGGCGTTCGCCGAAGGACTCGCCGAACGCGGTGTCAATGTGGTGCTGCTCGCCCGGCGGCAAAGCGTGCTCGACCGGGTCGCGGCCGAGATCGAGAACAAGGCGTCGGCGCAAACCCGCACTGTCGCCATCGATCTCGCGCAGCCCGGCGCCGCGGCGGCGATCGCCGCCGCCACCGCCGACCTGGAGATCGGGATGCTCGTCTACTGCGCGGGTGCCGACCCGGACTTCACGCCGTTTCTAGCCAATTCGATCGACGCCGCCGAGGCGATGGTGCAGCGCAACTGCATGGTGCCCATGCAGCTGTGCCACCACTTCGCGCCCGCGATGGTGGAACGGGGCAGCGGTGGCATCGTCCTCTTCGGCTCCGGCGCTGGGTTGGCCGGTGGGCCCAACATGGTCGCCTACGGCGCCTCCAAGGCCTTCGACATGGTCTTCGCCGAGGCGCTCTGGGCCGAACTGCGCGGCACGGGCGTCGACGTGCTGGGCCTCATCCTGGGCAAGACCGACACACCGGCGCTGCGCGCGCTCGAGTACAGCCGCGGCCAGATCGGCTCGCCCGACCAGACGCCGGCGGACGCAGCGGCCGTGTCCGACGTCATCGCCGAGGCCTTCGAGAATCTGGGCAACGGCCCGACCCTGATGGTGGGCGACACCATGCGCGCCGCCGCGCAGCTGCTGGCGTCGCTGAGCCGCAATCAGGCCGTCGAGCTGTTCGCCCAGGCCGCCGCCGCGGCCATGGGCCCGGACGCCTAGCGGGAACCAGGACCGTTCGCTGCGCGTCGAACTAAGCGTGGCGAGGTTTGCCAAAGTTCGAAATCAGGGCAGCCTAACTTTTGCTTCCATGGCCCCCTGGGCAGCAAATATAGGCTCGGGCATGTCGGCGACTTTGCCCACCCACCGCGTTGCTGGCGGTGTAGGTACCGGGTAGCTTGGGTAATCAGTTCGCCACGC
The sequence above is drawn from the Mycobacterium marseillense genome and encodes:
- a CDS encoding SDR family NAD(P)-dependent oxidoreductase; the encoded protein is MTFATKYGPWALVAGASDGVGAAFAEGLAERGVNVVLLARRQSVLDRVAAEIENKASAQTRTVAIDLAQPGAAAAIAAATADLEIGMLVYCAGADPDFTPFLANSIDAAEAMVQRNCMVPMQLCHHFAPAMVERGSGGIVLFGSGAGLAGGPNMVAYGASKAFDMVFAEALWAELRGTGVDVLGLILGKTDTPALRALEYSRGQIGSPDQTPADAAAVSDVIAEAFENLGNGPTLMVGDTMRAAAQLLASLSRNQAVELFAQAAAAAMGPDA